From the Maioricimonas rarisocia genome, one window contains:
- a CDS encoding dihydrodipicolinate synthase family protein translates to MADFDIDPVSLIRPRRKITGISAILLPFEAPGVIDWRSFEVHVARTAEAGLTPAVNMDTGYVNLLDESTRRDVLQKTRSVLGDGPFVAGAFVGDQPGAAFDLDAYRTAIETINSAGGTPVIFQSYGLTGQSDEGIAASYAQIANCCEQFIGFELSEVFAPFGRIYPLGVYEELMKIPQCIGAKHSSLQRELEWQRLMMRDRVRPDFKVFTGNDLAIDMVTYGSDYLLGLSTFAPDLFARRDAYWEAGDPAFYQLNDVLQYLGFLTFRAPVPAYKHSAAMFLEQRGWLKTDLTHPDSPTRPASDRAILKEIGRLLDLDLKD, encoded by the coding sequence ATGGCAGATTTCGACATCGATCCGGTCAGCCTGATCCGGCCGCGTCGCAAGATCACCGGTATCTCGGCCATCCTGCTTCCCTTCGAAGCTCCCGGCGTCATCGACTGGCGCTCCTTCGAGGTGCATGTTGCCCGCACCGCAGAAGCCGGACTTACACCCGCCGTCAACATGGACACCGGCTACGTCAATCTGCTCGACGAAAGCACCCGTCGCGACGTCCTGCAGAAGACCCGCAGCGTCCTCGGTGACGGGCCGTTCGTCGCCGGTGCCTTCGTCGGCGATCAACCCGGGGCCGCATTCGATCTCGACGCCTATCGGACCGCGATCGAAACGATCAACTCTGCCGGAGGGACACCGGTCATCTTTCAGTCTTACGGACTGACCGGGCAGTCCGACGAGGGAATCGCAGCCAGCTACGCCCAAATCGCCAACTGCTGCGAGCAGTTCATCGGGTTCGAACTGAGTGAAGTGTTCGCGCCGTTCGGCAGGATCTACCCGCTGGGCGTCTACGAGGAGCTGATGAAGATCCCGCAGTGCATCGGCGCCAAGCACTCCTCTCTTCAACGGGAACTGGAATGGCAGCGGCTCATGATGCGGGACCGCGTCCGCCCCGACTTCAAGGTATTCACCGGCAACGACTTGGCGATCGACATGGTGACGTACGGCAGCGATTACCTGCTGGGGCTGAGCACCTTCGCCCCCGACCTGTTCGCCCGCCGCGACGCATACTGGGAAGCGGGCGATCCCGCGTTCTATCAGCTCAACGACGTACTGCAGTACCTGGGCTTCCTGACCTTCCGGGCCCCGGTTCCTGCCTACAAGCATTCGGCAGCCATGTTTCTGGAGCAGCGGGGCTGGCTGAAGACCGACCTGACGCACCCCGACAGCCCCACCCGCCCGGCCAGCGATCGCGCGATCCTCAAAGAGATCGGACGACTGCTCGACCTGGATCTGAAGGACTGA
- a CDS encoding formylglycine-generating enzyme family protein yields the protein MGLRSMLSGAPAAPEKPGTAGPGDRSVDAMLADKRYCVLLDKERDDTGDERLLAIAWLALEEHMSMVPGGEFVSSARPETDVGAAAFLPSFYLDRCAVTNADYARFVADGGYSQTDLWPREVWPKLLQFVDATGNPGPRFWANGKPPRKSERHPVVGICWFEANAYARWAGKRLPTGAEWEQASSWCSGKDGRGSRVKYPWGNSFDPARANTWSAGPGETVPVDEYYEGSTPNGIFQLIGNVWEWVASAYECQMGDSGYRIMMEQPMAEIRGGAFDTYFESQATCAFRTGQPFLYRGRNVGFRCCVSADALASPPNPAAFL from the coding sequence GTGGGATTACGATCGATGTTGAGCGGTGCTCCTGCAGCACCCGAAAAGCCCGGGACCGCCGGTCCTGGCGATCGCAGCGTTGATGCGATGCTCGCCGACAAGCGGTACTGCGTGCTGCTCGACAAGGAGCGGGACGATACCGGGGATGAACGCCTGCTGGCGATCGCCTGGCTCGCCCTGGAAGAGCACATGTCGATGGTTCCCGGCGGGGAGTTCGTCTCGTCCGCGCGTCCGGAGACGGATGTCGGGGCCGCCGCCTTCCTGCCCTCGTTCTACCTCGATCGCTGTGCGGTCACGAATGCCGACTATGCCCGGTTTGTGGCGGACGGTGGCTACAGCCAGACCGACCTGTGGCCGCGCGAAGTCTGGCCGAAGCTGCTGCAGTTTGTCGATGCGACGGGAAATCCCGGGCCGCGGTTCTGGGCCAATGGCAAGCCGCCCCGCAAAAGCGAGCGACATCCGGTTGTGGGAATCTGCTGGTTCGAGGCGAACGCGTACGCCCGCTGGGCCGGCAAACGACTTCCGACCGGCGCCGAGTGGGAGCAGGCCAGCAGCTGGTGTTCCGGCAAGGACGGTCGCGGCAGCCGCGTGAAGTATCCGTGGGGGAACTCGTTCGATCCGGCCCGCGCCAATACCTGGTCCGCCGGACCCGGTGAGACCGTTCCCGTGGATGAATACTACGAAGGGTCGACGCCCAACGGGATCTTCCAGCTCATCGGCAACGTGTGGGAATGGGTCGCCAGCGCGTACGAATGCCAGATGGGGGACAGCGGCTACCGGATCATGATGGAACAGCCGATGGCGGAGATCCGGGGCGGCGCGTTCGACACCTACTTCGAATCTCAGGCCACATGTGCGTTCCGCACGGGCCAGCCATTTCTGTATCGCGGACGGAACGTTGGCTTCCGCTGCTGCGTCTCCGCCGACGCTCTTGCATCACCTCCCAATCCGGCTGCGTTTCTCTAG
- a CDS encoding helix-turn-helix domain-containing protein: MSNAQPLTRTALPETLPDWGVLVLESHHAPDFRMEWRTHGFVKVLYALSGSGEVLIRDKAYPWTARDLVVVPPRHRNRIVDAPGIATSVYVLCVATSLLRFDPEFACQLQPGQVRRSVHLANQVESRLRHLLFEQSRGSRETPIAMVADALQLLALVASQPRPAGRQKDDSSETPFEGELDAYLESLAANFFEATTIDAAADQAGIPRRRFTELFRERTGTTWLEYVHGLRIDHACRLLRETTTPIPSIAFECGFGDLSTFYRVFRRRCGVSPGRWREERG; the protein is encoded by the coding sequence ATGAGCAATGCCCAACCACTGACGCGGACCGCCCTGCCCGAGACGCTGCCGGACTGGGGCGTGCTCGTTCTGGAGAGTCACCACGCTCCGGATTTCCGGATGGAGTGGCGCACGCACGGTTTCGTCAAGGTGCTGTATGCGCTCTCGGGGAGTGGTGAGGTGCTGATCCGGGACAAGGCGTATCCTTGGACGGCTCGGGATCTGGTGGTGGTTCCGCCCCGGCACCGCAACCGGATCGTCGATGCGCCCGGGATCGCGACGTCGGTTTACGTGCTGTGTGTCGCGACATCGCTGCTGCGGTTCGATCCGGAGTTTGCCTGTCAGCTTCAGCCCGGCCAGGTTCGGCGGTCGGTCCACCTGGCGAATCAGGTCGAGAGTCGTCTGCGGCACCTGCTGTTCGAGCAGTCGCGGGGGAGCCGGGAGACGCCGATTGCGATGGTGGCCGATGCCCTGCAGCTACTGGCGCTGGTGGCATCGCAGCCGCGGCCTGCAGGCCGCCAGAAAGACGACAGCAGCGAGACGCCGTTCGAAGGGGAACTGGACGCGTACCTGGAGTCGCTGGCGGCGAACTTCTTCGAGGCGACGACGATCGATGCGGCGGCCGATCAGGCGGGGATTCCGCGTCGGCGGTTCACCGAGCTGTTTCGTGAACGGACCGGCACGACCTGGCTGGAGTACGTCCACGGCCTGCGGATCGATCACGCCTGTCGGCTGCTGCGGGAGACGACCACGCCGATTCCCTCGATCGCATTCGAGTGCGGATTCGGGGATCTGTCGACGTTCTACCGGGTGTTTCGCAGGCGATGCGGTGTCTCCCCGGGCCGCTGGCGGGAAGAGCGGGGCTGA
- a CDS encoding GAP1-N2 domain-containing protein, giving the protein MIVEQAVFTSVQTRSAQGYHLVARSPGVNERLAQTLAQWGPSQGALVGRDVDDNSLSCFATDDGRVVLMRSVYGGPEYSGRGSLQVVTYYAICRRQDLAGYDDNSLRLARVLLAQGHLRLQTDFARPLASLDLPDHASARPADRMARDSSAPLAATILEQLDADQRIAVVGAIDAWKTLEGVLQQIPAAWRLELSFTTGLNPSVHRRFLLHFLPEADTRRRSDLQRQGIMCVDASPVAC; this is encoded by the coding sequence ATGATCGTTGAGCAGGCGGTATTCACCTCGGTGCAGACGCGCAGCGCCCAGGGATACCATCTCGTGGCCCGGTCGCCCGGCGTCAACGAGCGATTGGCACAGACACTCGCGCAGTGGGGGCCGAGCCAGGGGGCTCTCGTCGGTCGCGATGTGGACGATAACAGCCTGAGCTGCTTCGCCACCGACGACGGACGCGTGGTCCTGATGCGCAGCGTCTACGGCGGGCCGGAATACAGCGGTCGGGGGAGCCTGCAGGTCGTAACGTACTATGCAATCTGCCGCCGGCAGGATCTGGCCGGATACGACGACAACTCGCTGCGGCTGGCGCGGGTACTGCTGGCGCAGGGGCATCTGCGACTGCAGACCGATTTCGCGCGACCGCTGGCGAGCCTCGATCTGCCGGATCATGCCTCTGCGCGTCCGGCTGACCGGATGGCCCGCGACTCGTCGGCTCCGCTTGCGGCGACGATCCTCGAGCAGCTCGACGCGGATCAGCGGATTGCCGTCGTCGGAGCCATCGATGCGTGGAAGACGCTCGAGGGGGTGCTGCAACAGATTCCGGCCGCATGGCGACTGGAGCTCTCGTTCACTACCGGGCTGAACCCCTCGGTGCATCGCCGGTTCCTGCTGCACTTTCTCCCGGAAGCGGACACCCGTCGGCGGAGCGATCTGCAGCGGCAGGGGATCATGTGTGTGGATGCCTCGCCGGTTGCCTGCTGA
- a CDS encoding polyprenyl synthetase family protein translates to MNPAVPESTNTSLDEFLPAMRERVETALQSCLKLSDDCPPRLLEGIGYSLLGGGKRLRPVLTLMACEACGGDTSAAMPAACAVEMIHAYSLIHDDLPAMDDDEWRRGKPSNHIAFGEANAILAGDALLTLAFETIAGGIQPPEVAAACCLDLARAAGAEGMVGGQVADLEAEETPVGTVEQLEAIHRRKTGRLLCAALTLGGRVALADSQSLRSLQVYGENVGLAFQIADDLLDVVGTAETMGKGARKDASLGKLTYPSLLGEAESRRRAGALIDQARQALAPFGAKGRHLDALARYVIERDR, encoded by the coding sequence TTGAATCCCGCGGTCCCCGAATCGACGAATACGTCGCTCGACGAATTCCTGCCGGCCATGCGGGAACGGGTCGAGACGGCGCTGCAATCCTGCCTCAAACTGAGCGACGATTGTCCTCCCCGGTTGCTGGAGGGGATCGGCTACAGCCTGTTGGGGGGCGGCAAGCGCCTGCGTCCAGTGCTGACGCTGATGGCCTGCGAGGCATGTGGCGGGGACACTTCTGCAGCCATGCCGGCGGCCTGCGCTGTCGAAATGATTCACGCGTATTCGCTCATTCACGATGACCTGCCGGCGATGGATGACGATGAGTGGCGGCGGGGCAAGCCGTCCAATCACATCGCATTCGGCGAGGCAAACGCCATTCTGGCGGGCGACGCTCTGCTGACACTGGCATTCGAGACGATCGCCGGGGGCATCCAGCCGCCGGAAGTGGCCGCTGCCTGCTGCCTCGATCTGGCCCGCGCTGCCGGGGCGGAAGGGATGGTGGGGGGCCAGGTGGCCGATCTCGAGGCCGAAGAAACTCCCGTCGGGACGGTGGAGCAACTCGAGGCGATTCATCGGCGAAAGACGGGACGTCTTTTGTGTGCGGCACTTACGCTCGGTGGACGTGTCGCTTTGGCTGATTCGCAGAGCTTGCGTAGTCTGCAGGTTTACGGCGAAAATGTTGGTTTGGCGTTCCAGATTGCGGATGATCTGTTGGACGTGGTCGGAACCGCGGAAACAATGGGTAAGGGTGCCCGCAAGGACGCATCGCTCGGCAAACTGACGTATCCCTCGCTGCTGGGGGAAGCGGAAAGTCGCCGGCGGGCCGGGGCACTGATCGATCAGGCCCGTCAGGCGCTGGCACCTTTCGGAGCAAAGGGTCGGCACCTGGACGCCCTTGCCCGGTACGTGATTGAGAGAGATCGCTGA
- a CDS encoding oxidoreductase yields the protein MAYPRISSFKTADAFRQRIAELGLNLPFDDEVRTGEAAPLARPIERERGRIGNRFCILPMEGWDGTEDGQPSDLTRRRWKNFGLSGAKLIWGGEAVAVRHDGRANPNQLVINDANLPSIAELRELLIRTHEEQVSSSDDLLIGLQLTHSGRFARPNQKAVPEPQIAYRHPLLDPRVKVTSDEAILSDDDLARLIDDFIEASRLAAQAGYTFVDIKHCHGYLGHEILSGFDRPGKYGGSLENRTRFLRDIVSGIRAVAPELEIAVRASLIDFMPFHPGADGTGEPELSEPYRYAFGGDGTGTGVDLEEPRQFLALLQELDIELVCSTVGSPYYNPHIQRPAIFPPSDGYQAPEDPLVGVARQIEITGALKQAFPDLIVVGSGYSYLQEWLPNVGQRAVTDGLVDSVGLGRMVLSYPDLPADVLAGHTLARKKICRTFSDCTTAPRNGMVSGCYPLDPFYKERPERERLVQLKTS from the coding sequence ATGGCCTACCCCCGCATTTCCAGCTTCAAGACCGCCGACGCCTTTCGCCAGCGGATCGCCGAACTCGGGCTCAACCTCCCCTTCGACGACGAAGTCCGGACGGGCGAGGCGGCACCGCTGGCCCGCCCCATTGAACGGGAACGTGGCCGCATCGGCAACCGGTTCTGCATCCTGCCGATGGAAGGCTGGGACGGCACCGAAGACGGTCAGCCCTCCGACCTGACCCGCCGTCGCTGGAAGAACTTCGGCCTCAGCGGTGCCAAGCTGATCTGGGGAGGCGAAGCGGTCGCCGTCCGCCACGATGGAAGAGCCAACCCCAATCAGCTCGTCATCAACGACGCGAACCTGCCCTCCATTGCCGAACTGCGGGAACTGCTCATCCGCACCCACGAGGAACAGGTCAGCTCCTCCGATGACCTGCTCATCGGGCTGCAGCTGACTCACTCCGGCCGGTTCGCCCGCCCCAATCAGAAGGCCGTTCCCGAACCGCAGATCGCCTACCGCCACCCGCTGCTCGATCCCCGTGTCAAAGTGACCAGCGACGAGGCGATTCTCTCCGACGACGATCTGGCCCGGCTCATCGATGACTTCATCGAAGCCTCCCGCCTGGCTGCGCAGGCCGGCTACACCTTCGTCGACATCAAGCACTGCCACGGCTATCTCGGACACGAGATCCTCTCCGGCTTCGACCGTCCGGGAAAGTACGGCGGCAGCCTCGAGAACCGGACCCGCTTCCTTCGGGACATCGTCTCCGGAATTCGTGCCGTCGCTCCCGAACTCGAGATCGCCGTCCGCGCCAGCCTGATCGACTTCATGCCGTTCCATCCCGGCGCTGACGGCACCGGCGAACCGGAACTGAGCGAACCATACCGCTACGCCTTCGGCGGCGACGGAACCGGCACCGGTGTCGATCTGGAAGAACCCCGGCAGTTCCTCGCGCTGCTGCAGGAACTGGACATCGAACTCGTCTGCAGCACGGTCGGCAGCCCCTACTACAACCCGCATATCCAGCGGCCCGCCATCTTCCCGCCGTCCGACGGATATCAGGCTCCCGAAGATCCGCTCGTCGGCGTCGCCCGACAGATCGAGATCACCGGCGCACTCAAGCAGGCGTTCCCCGACCTGATCGTCGTCGGCTCCGGCTATTCGTACCTGCAGGAATGGCTCCCTAACGTCGGCCAGCGGGCAGTGACGGACGGCCTGGTCGACTCGGTCGGACTGGGACGGATGGTCCTCTCCTACCCCGACCTCCCCGCCGACGTCCTCGCAGGCCACACGCTGGCCCGCAAGAAGATCTGCCGGACCTTCAGCGACTGCACGACAGCCCCCCGCAACGGGATGGTCTCCGGCTGCTATCCGCTCGACCCGTTCTACAAGGAACGCCCCGAGCGTGAGCGACTCGTCCAGCTCAAGACAAGCTGA
- a CDS encoding FHA domain-containing protein — protein MSTHSTGTSSVSESVLMLVVEQPGGLQTSRQVRADETLIVGNGPSCGLQLHGAGIDSLHCMISLQGDRVRIYDWNSSGGTRVNGRRIEGEELIAAGDVIEIADIRVRTSIVADRSEEPSNDAERQEESASAATNVGSPPAASRPAPQKKAADETIDSVADLDDAEAMLVSSTADLGDGRPSEPDESAYAPLDVLDEFLDGAAEVVSNTPAYALDPELHDDTIELLKSEIAFLQTELAERDAAIRQYELLVEAPLDDESVAATDPEVDVEALVTRLEELLDELARSDERLSAMSELLRAAEDANEAEVEQRNQIEAWVGEIERRFQERDAEWQAERESLQKRLAEVAAQRDRLEQQLGQSGGGGADQKLEAHLKKLRQENTQLRGALEETRNEARSLTERLDQMDAGEVEARQQNAIEEALREERLQLAQERAAITRERAELARLEEQLQRDRDSMGAEGNAADQRIRAFREHLRELHESEPSRPKNTGLSSRLGKLWRKLEGRPLDTD, from the coding sequence ATGTCAACTCATTCCACCGGCACATCATCGGTCTCCGAGTCGGTCCTGATGCTGGTTGTCGAGCAGCCGGGAGGTCTGCAGACATCCCGGCAGGTGCGGGCAGATGAGACCCTGATCGTCGGGAATGGCCCTTCATGCGGGCTGCAGCTGCACGGAGCCGGGATCGATTCCCTGCACTGCATGATTTCGTTGCAGGGGGACCGCGTTCGTATCTACGACTGGAACTCCAGTGGCGGTACGCGTGTCAATGGCCGACGGATCGAAGGTGAAGAACTGATCGCCGCCGGCGATGTGATCGAGATTGCCGACATCCGGGTTCGCACGTCCATCGTCGCAGACCGGAGTGAAGAACCGTCGAACGATGCGGAGCGGCAGGAAGAATCAGCCTCTGCGGCAACGAATGTGGGCTCTCCGCCTGCCGCGTCAAGACCTGCGCCGCAGAAGAAAGCCGCCGACGAGACGATCGACAGCGTCGCCGACCTCGACGACGCGGAGGCGATGCTGGTGTCGTCGACGGCCGATCTCGGCGATGGTCGTCCGTCGGAACCCGACGAGTCGGCCTACGCACCCCTGGACGTGCTCGACGAGTTTCTGGACGGGGCTGCCGAAGTCGTGTCGAACACTCCGGCTTACGCCCTCGATCCCGAGTTGCACGACGACACGATCGAGCTGCTCAAGTCGGAGATCGCTTTTCTCCAGACGGAACTGGCGGAGAGGGACGCGGCGATCCGTCAGTACGAGTTGCTGGTCGAAGCGCCGCTGGACGACGAATCGGTCGCGGCGACTGATCCGGAAGTCGACGTCGAGGCGCTGGTGACGCGTCTGGAAGAGCTGCTCGACGAACTGGCTCGTTCGGACGAACGTCTTTCGGCGATGTCGGAACTGTTGCGTGCGGCCGAAGACGCCAACGAAGCGGAGGTCGAGCAACGGAATCAGATCGAAGCCTGGGTGGGCGAGATCGAGCGGAGGTTTCAGGAACGCGACGCCGAGTGGCAGGCCGAACGGGAGTCGCTGCAGAAGAGGCTTGCCGAGGTGGCCGCACAGCGCGACCGTCTCGAGCAGCAGCTGGGGCAATCCGGTGGCGGCGGCGCAGATCAGAAACTGGAAGCTCATCTGAAGAAGCTGCGGCAGGAGAACACGCAACTCCGCGGTGCACTCGAAGAGACCCGAAACGAGGCGCGGTCCCTCACCGAGCGACTCGATCAGATGGATGCCGGGGAGGTCGAGGCCCGGCAGCAGAACGCGATCGAAGAGGCATTGCGGGAAGAGCGGCTGCAACTGGCACAGGAGCGGGCGGCGATCACGCGCGAGCGGGCGGAACTGGCGCGGCTGGAAGAGCAGCTGCAGCGGGATCGTGACTCGATGGGAGCCGAGGGGAACGCCGCGGATCAACGGATTCGTGCCTTCCGCGAACACCTTCGCGAACTCCACGAAAGCGAGCCGAGCCGGCCGAAGAATACCGGACTGTCTTCCCGTCTGGGAAAGCTGTGGCGGAAGCTGGAAGGGCGGCCGCTGGATACGGATTGA
- the dxs gene encoding 1-deoxy-D-xylulose-5-phosphate synthase yields MEFQLLPLIASPRELKTLSDEQLLQVADEIREALCMIVADRPAHFASNLGVVELCLALHLAFDFTKDRLIWDTGHQVYPHKLITGRFPKFHTIRRKGGLMGYPNPDESEYDLFMTGHAGASVSTVLGLQAADDLLFDDGRRSVAVIGDGALPSGIVFEAMNNAAGMNKDLLVILNDNQMGICPRVGGLAQYLDKARVAPFYDGLKKDVAWLLNKVPVVGESTEKVLSQFKDAVKGFLHGGMLFEEMGFRYIGPVDGHDLFSMRKYLEMIKDVKGPVLMHVFTEKGHGFRPACEDPVRFHTPSPFERKNDDSVVYRSKGGSPAYTNVVSQAIYNAMERDSRVCVMTAAMCEGNKLGDIRNDFPDRFFDTGICEGHAVAFAGGMAKSGMRPIVDIYSTFLQRSFDQIFQEVALQNLPVVFCLDRAGLTGPDGPTHHGTFDNTYMRAFPNIVVMAPGDEADVAPMLDFALSSDSPCSIRYPKETAVRVDRPEQPIDLGRAEVQHWGQDGNFVVFGSLFPGCVEASERLRSEGYDVGVINARFLRPLDTETILKAVDETGFVITVEESTLNGGFGSAVLEAVNDAGLSGQKVRRMGIPDRFIEHGDRNELLADLGLDADGFVAAARELLGHDSVVSESPAASSR; encoded by the coding sequence ATGGAATTCCAACTCCTCCCGCTGATCGCCTCCCCCCGCGAGCTGAAAACGCTCAGTGATGAGCAGCTCCTGCAGGTGGCCGACGAGATCCGCGAAGCTCTGTGCATGATCGTGGCCGACCGGCCTGCTCACTTTGCCAGCAATCTGGGCGTCGTGGAGCTGTGTCTGGCGCTGCATCTGGCGTTTGACTTCACGAAGGACCGGCTGATCTGGGATACCGGGCATCAGGTCTATCCGCACAAGCTGATCACCGGCCGGTTCCCCAAGTTCCACACGATTCGCCGCAAGGGGGGCCTGATGGGCTACCCCAACCCGGACGAGAGCGAGTACGACCTGTTCATGACCGGCCACGCCGGCGCCAGTGTCTCGACGGTGCTCGGTCTGCAGGCGGCGGATGACCTGCTGTTCGATGACGGGCGGCGGTCTGTGGCCGTGATCGGCGACGGGGCCCTCCCGTCGGGCATCGTCTTCGAGGCGATGAACAATGCCGCCGGCATGAACAAAGATCTGCTGGTCATCCTCAACGACAACCAGATGGGGATCTGTCCGCGGGTGGGGGGGCTGGCCCAGTACCTGGACAAGGCGCGGGTGGCCCCGTTCTATGACGGCCTGAAGAAAGACGTCGCCTGGCTGCTGAACAAGGTACCGGTCGTCGGCGAATCGACCGAGAAGGTCCTGTCGCAGTTCAAGGACGCGGTCAAGGGCTTCCTGCACGGCGGAATGCTGTTCGAGGAAATGGGCTTCCGGTACATCGGGCCGGTCGACGGGCACGACCTGTTCTCGATGCGGAAGTACCTCGAGATGATCAAGGACGTGAAGGGCCCGGTCCTGATGCACGTCTTCACCGAGAAGGGGCACGGTTTCCGCCCGGCGTGCGAAGACCCGGTCCGCTTCCACACGCCCTCGCCGTTTGAGCGGAAGAACGACGATTCGGTCGTCTACCGCAGCAAGGGGGGCTCGCCCGCCTACACGAACGTCGTCAGCCAGGCGATCTACAACGCGATGGAGCGGGACTCGCGGGTCTGCGTGATGACCGCCGCGATGTGCGAAGGAAACAAGCTCGGCGACATCCGCAACGATTTCCCCGACCGCTTCTTCGATACGGGAATCTGCGAAGGGCACGCGGTGGCGTTCGCGGGCGGGATGGCCAAGTCGGGCATGCGGCCGATTGTCGACATCTACAGTACGTTCCTGCAGCGCAGCTTCGACCAGATCTTCCAGGAAGTGGCGCTGCAGAATCTTCCGGTCGTTTTCTGCCTGGACCGGGCAGGGCTGACCGGACCGGACGGCCCGACGCATCATGGCACGTTCGACAACACGTACATGCGGGCGTTCCCGAACATCGTCGTCATGGCCCCCGGCGACGAGGCGGACGTGGCGCCGATGCTCGACTTTGCCCTTTCCAGCGACAGCCCCTGCTCGATCCGGTACCCCAAGGAGACCGCCGTCCGTGTCGATCGACCGGAACAGCCGATCGATCTGGGCCGTGCCGAAGTGCAGCACTGGGGTCAGGACGGCAATTTTGTCGTGTTCGGATCGCTGTTCCCGGGATGTGTCGAAGCCTCGGAGCGGCTGCGTAGCGAAGGGTACGACGTCGGTGTGATCAACGCCCGGTTCCTGCGTCCGCTCGATACCGAGACGATTCTGAAGGCTGTCGACGAAACCGGCTTCGTGATCACGGTCGAAGAGAGCACGCTGAACGGCGGATTCGGATCGGCCGTGCTCGAGGCGGTCAACGATGCTGGTCTGTCGGGCCAGAAGGTCCGGCGGATGGGGATTCCGGATCGCTTCATCGAGCATGGTGACCGGAACGAACTGCTGGCGGATCTGGGGCTGGATGCCGATGGATTCGTCGCTGCAGCCCGGGAACTGCTGGGCCATGACAGCGTGGTCTCGGAGTCGCCCGCCGCATCGTCGCGATAA
- a CDS encoding TRAFAC clade GTPase domain-containing protein produces MTQITTETPKKTESIRCVCCQQETPDRGGFCMNCEGPLDVTRAVHDRGTPARFVSVLGSSGAGKTVYLGVLLDMLSKGSQSLRGLPNGAFSVAVQQQTIHSLQSRQFPEKTPTESDSWRWVHCEVSHEKRPKRLVDIVTPDFAGEAIALETEHENTFPIIRSIVSQSEGMLLLFDSHRARDFSRDEDFFAMKLVSYIARVRGKRWGRRVKKVRSPVAVVYTKADSCPEAMGDPREFAAATMPGLVQACKRHFSRHEFFATGVVGSCVTAVDPYQCTMNIPLHVEPRGVIEPLEWIVQQM; encoded by the coding sequence ATGACACAGATCACAACCGAAACACCCAAGAAGACAGAGAGCATCCGGTGCGTCTGCTGCCAGCAGGAGACACCGGACCGGGGCGGCTTCTGCATGAACTGCGAAGGTCCGCTGGATGTCACCCGGGCCGTCCACGACCGTGGGACACCGGCCCGTTTCGTCTCGGTGCTCGGTTCCAGCGGTGCCGGCAAGACGGTCTACCTCGGCGTTCTGCTCGACATGCTCTCGAAAGGGTCGCAGTCGCTGCGGGGATTGCCGAACGGTGCTTTCTCGGTCGCCGTGCAGCAGCAGACGATCCACTCGCTGCAATCCCGGCAGTTCCCGGAGAAGACGCCGACCGAGTCGGACTCCTGGCGGTGGGTGCACTGTGAGGTTTCGCACGAAAAGCGGCCCAAGCGGCTGGTCGACATCGTTACGCCCGATTTCGCCGGCGAGGCCATCGCGCTGGAGACCGAGCACGAGAACACGTTTCCGATCATCCGCTCGATCGTCTCGCAGTCCGAAGGGATGCTGCTGCTGTTCGATTCGCACCGGGCACGTGACTTCAGTCGTGACGAGGACTTCTTCGCCATGAAGCTCGTTTCGTACATCGCCCGCGTTCGCGGGAAACGCTGGGGGCGACGGGTCAAGAAAGTCCGGTCTCCCGTGGCGGTCGTGTACACCAAGGCGGATTCGTGTCCCGAAGCGATGGGAGATCCCCGCGAGTTTGCGGCGGCGACGATGCCCGGGCTCGTGCAGGCCTGCAAGCGGCACTTCAGCCGGCACGAGTTCTTCGCGACCGGGGTCGTGGGAAGCTGTGTGACGGCGGTCGATCCCTATCAGTGTACGATGAACATTCCGCTGCATGTCGAGCCGCGGGGCGTCATTGAGCCGCTCGAGTGGATCGTGCAGCAGATGTGA